In Bos indicus x Bos taurus breed Angus x Brahman F1 hybrid chromosome 23, Bos_hybrid_MaternalHap_v2.0, whole genome shotgun sequence, the genomic window AAAGAGCCTTCATAATCCACAGACACAATGGGGAGTCCATCATAAGATAGGAAACTAGCCCGAAATCCTGGGCATTCAACTTCAATACTAGCAAGAAGGCAGACAATAAGTGCAACTCCCCAGCCTGTCTCCTGGCTCATTCTCCTACCTGTTTGAGTGTTCAAGTTCACCGCTAAGAAAGCTTACCAGGTTGACACTCCTGTAAAGTAAATAGtagaaaaacattaagaaaaataaagagtaaaaatatatttgaagtgaCAGCTTATATTGGGACCAAGTACATAAGCTCTTCATCTTCCAAAACCTCTTCTTTCTGAAATTCTGCCTGTCTTTTATGTTCCACAGATCTTCAGACAAACCCTAAGAGAGAATATCCCAGGGGTTTGGGAGGCTCTTTCTATACCTGCAGTATGAGAGAATTCTCCTTGGGGATCTCCTATCTTgagttccatttttgtttttttccatcattcctattttctttccttactgTACTTCTTTCTTAGTTTAAGAATCACTGACAGTATAGGTCTCAATGACCTACGTTTTCTTTCccccccaaactttaaactttctttttttaattggagtttagccaattaacaatgttgtggtagtttcacaTGAAGAGTGAAGGGACTCAGGTCATACAAGtaaatgtatccattcttctcttCCAAGTTCCCCTCGCATCCTGGCCAGCACATAACACTGAGAGAGTTCCATGTGCCATGcaataggttcttgttggttatacattttaaatatagcagtgtgtacacaacCATACCAAAgcccttaactatcccttcccctggcacccataagttcattttctaagtctgtgagtctttttctgtcccacaagtaggttcatttgtatcatttctttgaaAGTCCACATACAggggatgtcatatgatacttcttctctgacttacttcacttagtactgCACTCTCTAAAATTACTTTTCACTTCCTGGGACAGAGGGATGGATACACTTTCTCATCTTGGGGACTGCTCTGGGAGAATTCTatataaaatggaaggaaattggGTGATGACAGTTAAGGAATGAGCGCCAGTCACATCCTATTGATCTGCACAGAAAGATGATTATCGTTTaggtattctgctgctgctaagtcgcttcaatcgtgtccgactctgtgagaccccatagaccgcagcccaccaggccccgccgtccctggcattctccaggcaagaacactggagtgggttgccatttcctcctccagtgcatgaaagtgaaaagtaaaagtgaagtcgctcagtcgtgtccaaatcttagcgaccccatggactgcagcctaccaggctcctctgtccatgggattttccaggcaagagtactggagtggagtgccattgccttctccgttaggtATTCTACTCATTTATTACTGTGGTTCTATGgaataaaaaaagagaggaatGAGGAGAAGCGGTAATGCTTTTGTTCCTTCTTAGTGTGACACTTCACtgttgatgtcttttttttttttttaattgatttgtttatttttggccgcactgagtcttcactgctgtgcgcaGCCTTTCTCCAGCTGCTGTGAGCCCAGGCTACTCCctcgttgtggtgcatgggcttctcattgcggtggcgtCTcgggttgcagagcatggactctagaggatgccggcttcagtagttgtggttctcaggctctagagcttgggatcaagagttgtggcacacgggattaGCTGCTCAGCAGCATATACGATCTTCCCGGACCAgtaatcaaatctgtgtcccctgcattggcaggcagattcttaagcactggaacACCAGGATTCTCCTACTGTTGGTATTAacactcaaatattttcttttattttggtatCCCAGACCTCACACTTCTCCCTAGGAGAATGAGGCTGATATCGCCAATGTGTGTCTTCTTCACTTCTTGCTCTCTGCTTTAGTAGTAGTATTGTATCTGCTTCATCCGAGGAATATCTATATGCAATCCAACATCTATCCAGGCTTTCTAATTGCCATTACAAATGCAATGTACTTTGTCCACCTTTcaattgtgtttcatttttgcCGAAGTTCATAATATATTCATCAcattaataatttcttaattaTTAATTTCATCAGCAGCTTAACAGGCTCACTGTCTCTACTCTCTATTACTAATGCCCATGCCATCAGCATCCATGCCATCGGCATCTGAAATACATTTTGGAAAGGtaagtgtatacatatagctgattcatctGGCTGTACAgcagactaacacaacattgtaaagcaattatactccaataaaaaaaaaagtgcattcaGGAGAGCCACCATGGTGACTCCTTTCCAGTCTCCTTGGCTGGTTACTGCTCTTCCTCCTTATCATTCACTTTTGTGCAtctcctcttctctgtcttctaGTTCTGTGCTTTATATATCTATAAACAGATAACTCTCAAGTTATACTTCTAATTTCAACTTATTTTCCTAACTCTGGCTTATATATTTAACTTCCAACTAGGCAGTTCTACAGTAGCTGTCTTAACCGTTAAGATATTTTCTTTCAGCTGGCTTGATTTACATTACTGCATTGGAAACAGATACACAAATCTGTTAGACTGTCACAGTCTAACAGACACAATCACATAGACTGTCAACCTTATGCAGTCCACCAAGTGCAGAACTTGAACTCTCTATAGTCCACTTTGAAGGCTGATCCTATTACTCCATTTGCCAAATGACAGCTTCAACACTTGCCTCTGGCTACCCCAATCTCTATAAACAATGACCTTGGAATTCTCCATTCTATCCAATGATATTGGTGAGTAGATGGAAAGAGCAAAGGAGCCAGGGCCTTGGAATACACTGATGAGACCAGGTAAAAATAATGTAGTTTAGAAGCTGGGCATTATCAAGCTTTCTCTCTCTTGAACCAGAAGGATTTTGAGGAAGAAATCATTTTGGCCTTAGAGATCAGTTCCCAGAGTTACTCATTAGAGAAAAACCTGGAGGAATTGTTTCTTGAGAAAATTTCCTATAGATAGGGCTGAGGACTAAAATCAATAAACAGAAGTCTAACACTGATTTGGACATAAAATCAGAAAGATTACTTAAAACTCACAATTTCTGTTTAGTCACTGCCCTGTCTCCTTATATAAGAATAGCTCAAAGAGACGGCCATACAGTCATAACGTTAAcattatatgtgttttttttatttttattgttctgagAACATTTATCATACAAATACATTGAAGttaaacaaattatttcattcatctgtttataAAGTCATCTCAGTTGAGACCTGAAACATTAAATAGAGTCAGTGCTTTTCTGTTGTACTTTCCCCAATTTCTGAATCACCGAATAATGCAGTTTAATTAAATAGGTGTTTACCCATCTGTGTTTAGAGCATGTCATAAAGCAATAGGTAACCATGTGCTCCTCTACAGTTTACAGTCTCTACGAAGCTTGGATTATGTCAAAAATTCCGTTCAATAGAAATTCTGTCTGAGATAGTGCAGGATGTAAGATGCCTTCTCCCACACACATTCCTTTATAAACAAAATTGGAATCAAGAGACCAAAGAAGGTAGAAGTGGAAGATGGAAGAACCATGTGAGTCAGGTTAGAACCAAATTTCTTGGGTTTACAAAAGCAAGCAGTCTGTCTGTGACCTCAAACTATCCTTTTATAGTCTTGATTTAtctgtctgtatctctattttatttatttattattcctatcttttatttattgactgtgttACCTgttttgtgggatcttagtttcccaaccaggaattgaacctgtgtctttggCAGGGAAAATatggagtcctaaacactggacaccagggaattcTGTATCTCTAAATAGTTGTAAGCATTGGCACCCACCATGGTTTCAGATTCAGCGGCACATCTAGGAACTTAGAAAGTGAGGAACATAGTAATTCTTGTCTATTAGCCTCCAAACATACTTCAGCAATTACTATTTAATAACTTTCACTTAGTATAGCTTGGTGGCAGGTAAGGAAACAAGACAACATTTTTGATGAATTCTTTATATTTCACTGGAATTACATCATATTATATCACATTACAATCTGTGAAAATATGTATAGaattcaaagaacaaaataaatgatagGGAACGttttgaaactcaatattcatgaccaaaaattgagaggaagataaCATGCTAAAAGCTAAAAATGTattcctgagattttttttaaactgactaTACTTTTAACAATATTTTACAGTAATCTTTGACAGGTTGTCAGTTGACTTATAATACATCTTGGCAGTCAGAGTTCACAAACTCTGGATAAACCATTGGTTGCTTTACCTCTGTTAACTAGAACTGACAGCAATACTTGTTTTAATTACTTGCCTCCCCgcttagagaaaaagaaatcacgaCATACTGATTAAAAATGTCCTTTCACTCCTGTGTGAGTTAATATTTACTTTTCCATTTGAGCCCATGATCCTAAATTCAAATCCTTAAAGTATAATGGcataataattttattgttaaCATTATAATATGTTAACTTGCAGGAAACACACAGATAAACTGGCCTAAGCACTTTCCAGCTATACAGTGTATGAGTAACTGAGGCAAATTTCTGTACCTGATTTTATTTAACAGCACAAACATGACAGATCAGTTGTGTCAACCAATATCTCCCAAACAAATTCAACTTTCAGATTCCATGGAGAGTGTACAATTGTTCAAATTTCCCTTTATTACCTAGGAATGCACTGTTTAATGCAACTTACTgggctttttcatttcttttttctttatactattccttctctttcataggcttctcaggtgggactagtggtaaagaaccacctgctaatgcaggagacataagagatgtgagttcaatccctgagtctggaagacccgtggaggaggaaatggcaacccactccagtattcttgcctggagactcccatggacaaaggagcccaataagctacagtccaagggtcgcaaagagtcagacacaactgaaacaacttagcacacatgcactctgTTTTACAAAGAGTAAACCATTTGAGAAGAGGTCTAAACTCGCTATCTCCAGTTTCTCATTACCTATTTATTTATGCCTCTGAAGAGTTCTTCAGATATCTTCAAGTCAAAGCCTCCTTCACATCACCCTCCTCAAGGCCCCTTTTACTTCCTTGTTCCTCAAAGTATAGATCAGCGGATTTAGCACAGGAGTGACCACACTGTACATAATGGCAATGATCTGATCCTGATCCACGGAGCTACTTGAAGCTGGATGAATGTAAACAAAATCAACAGGGACGAAGAAAAGAACAACTACCGAGAAATGGGAGGCACACGTAGACAGTGCTTTATGAAGCATGCTGCAAGAATGGGTCTTGAAGAAAAGATAGATAATAATATAGACATAGGACAGGAATGTTAGAAAGAATGAGCCCATGGCAATGGTGCCTGTGACAGTATTGAGCAGCCACTCATTGAGCTCAATGGTCCCACAGGCCAACTCCAGCAATGGCTTAACATCACAGAAGAGGTGATGGATATGGTTGGAACCACAGAAGTTTAAGTGAGAGGTCATTACTGAGTACAGCAGGGCATGGAAAAAAACAATGATCCAGACAGTGACAGCCATCTGGATACAGACTTGATGATTCATGATAAGAGTATAATGAAGTGGTTTACACATAGCCACAAAGCGGTCAAAGCCCATCATGGCCAGCAACATGGACTCTGTGCtgcccaggacatggaagaaatgaAGCTGGCTTATGCATCCTAAGAAAGAAATTGTTTTGAGGGTAGACAGGAAGTTCCCCAGCATCTTTGGCAGAGTCACTGTGGAGTAGCAGATATCCAGACATGACAGGTTTCCCAGGAAACAGTACGTAGGAGAATGCAGTCTTGAATCAGAGATGACAACCATCAGGATGGCTCCATTTCCAGCCAAGCTGACAATGTAAGTTGCAAGGAAAATCACGAAGAGAACAGGCTGCAGTTCTTGGATGTCTGTCACTCCCAGGAGGAGAAATTCAGTGACTGAGGTTTGATTCAGCATCacttgaaagaaaagagagaataacATATGGAACGCTATCTCTAATGGAAACCAGTGTCCCGCAGCTGAGGATTTCCCATCTAGACAATAGCATTTTGAGGTAGAGCAGTGGTGTTTTAAATAGTCTGAGTATCACAGATTATAGAATATTTGGACCACtagattattaaatattaacattatatGCTGTTTATGGACTTTTACTCaaacacttttgttttttatttgacaTATCttctcaaatatatatgtataaatcttttaaagtgaaaatcttttctttttccagggatTTAGAGCAAATTGCCAGCCTACCATCTTTTCTGATAAAGACTTGTCTTTTATCATCCTAAAATCTAACAGAGGGTAAATTATTAAGCTCTCCACCACACTACTGTCTCTTGACTTAGTACAAAATCATTTGAAGGGTATTAAACCTAAGAAAATTTGACAGTGAGGAAATAATAAGAGCTATAAAGAACTCTGAATGGAGATGTAAACATTAGAGTCCTTGCTATTAAAAGGAATCATTCAATATTTGGGAAACCCATGAAAGGAGAAGATAAAGATATGATGTGACTAGAATAAAAAAGTGCATTTAGTAGGGAACATTTCTAGAAATCCCATGAGATTATCACCTTTAAATGCAGTGAGAATTTTGAGAAATTATTTAATGTTAATACACATTTATTGAAGGTTGGCTTTAGGAATTAAGAGTAACTTTCCTTGATAGccatgtatatattgtatatggtTAAACTTAATCATTCTTACTTATGATACACATATGCCGAGCATTGCTTCTGGTTCTctacttacaaaacaaaattgTATCAAAAATTCACTTGTggtaaaaaaaactttttcctaacatttaaagaaaaaagcaatcaGACTTTCTGCACTAAACATTTATTTCACTGCATCCTGAATATTTATCAACTAtatatttactttgaaaaatatctagagatatggcaaaaaaaaatgtagctagTAATAAGTCTTTATAATCCACAAACACAATATCCATCATAAGATAGGAATTCAGCTCTAAATCCTTGGCATGTAAATTTAATACAGACAGGAAGACAGAGATGGGCAACTCTCCAGCCTGTCTCCTGGTTCATTCTCCTACCTGATTGACTGTTCAAATCCACAGTTAAGAAGGCTTCTCAGGTTGACATTCCTGAAAAGTAAatagtagaaaaaaatttaaatgaatagaGTAGAAAAGTATTTAACATGATAGCTTATATTGGAATTATAGTATAAGATCTTCATCTGCCGAAACCTCTTTCTAAAATTTTGCCTGTCTTTCATGATCCACAGATCTTTAGATACACAAACCCTGTGAGAGAGTGTCCCTGGGGTTTGGGAGgatttttgaaagaataaacaagTTACCTTTCTATACTTGCAATATAAGAAAATTCTCCTTGGAGGATTCCTATCTTGAGTTCCATTTTTTTCATTGgtcctattttctttccttattatgtTTCTTTCTCAGGTTCAGAACCATAGACAGTACAGTTTCAAGAGCCTCAGGAATTCTTAAATTACCTTTCATTTCCTGGGACAGAGAGATGGATATACTTTCTcatcttggggacttccctggaaaaaCTTTGTATAAAATGCTAGGAAATTGGGCGATGACAGTTAAGGAATGAGGGCCAGTCATATCCCATGGATCCATACAGAAAGatgattatcttttaaatattctacTAATTTTTTACTGTGGTtctatggaaaacaaaaaaaagaaagagggagaagtagtattgcttctgttctttctAAATCTGACTCTTCACAGTTAGtaatactgttaaaatattttctttaattttgggatccccaaaattcatatttcTCTCTATGAGAATGAGACTTGTCTCTCCAAAGTATCTTCACTTCTTGCTGTATcatttgtgttcagttgctcaagtcATGTCTGGCCCTTTAGGCCCCAATGGACccagcagtctcctctgtccatgagattttcccagcaagaacactggagtgggttcagtgGGTTCACTGCAGTgggagttgtcatgccctcctccaggggtctcccCAACCTAGGGCTCAAACCTgcttttcctgcattgcaggcagtttccttaCTGCTgggccattggggaagccctgctGTATCTTTGGTGCAAAAGTAGTTGCGGTTTTTGCATTGTTGTTTGATATTGTAATGCATTCTTAAATTAGTgttctcagctggtaaagaatccacctgcaatgtgggagacctgggtttgatccttgggttgggaagacaccctgaagaagggaaaggctacccactccaacagtCTGCTCTGGAGacttacaaataaataaacatttatcattgGGAATTTTTGGttgtattcaattttttttctataaaagtatTATTGATATTCAGAATTTACCTTGATACATTCTTTATGGATTGATTGCTGTGCCTAAAgacattgatattttaaaaattatttaaagcgAACgcactttactttttcattttaacgtttaatgtagaaaattttaaacattcagaaaaatgcaGACAGTGGTGTAAACCCTCCTGTAGCTATCATCCTGCTTTGACATCAACATTTTGCCAATATTGTGCCAAATATCTAGATATCCTTTTTTTCTGGAAtaatttaaagaaagttttagACATTGTGTATGTATTGTGTTATATAACCTATGCAATCATTCatttcaaatgtaaatatttattatactcTCAAATTTATgaagacatttttataaaacatattcaCCATGCCATTATGATACTTCCCACAATTATCAACACAgcacaaaaacacaaagaaatagaagattctgaaaaatgaggcattaagaaggaaaaaatgcgTAGAACCAGTTTCCAGTCTCTTATTCATGGTGATGGTACTGGCAGTATTGATAAGGAAAGAGCTGAAGATGGTAATTTGTAACGTGATGCTAATGACAAAAAAATGATACTGACTATAATAAAGCTGATGGTGAGAATCTTCATTATTAAACCAGTGATAGCCATGGAAATGATGGTCAAAATGGTGGTAATGATGAGAACAGATGACTAAGTTTCAACACTATTAGTGTTATAAGTCAACTTTAAAGAAGAGCTCAtccaatccactcaagtattctatTTTTAGCTAATATAcctcattatatatattataatataatatttatggtATTATGtatatgagaaggaaatggcaacccactccagtattcttgcctggaggataccatagacagaggagcctagagggctacagtccatggggttgcaaaagtcctgcatgacttagtgactaaaccacgaCAACCtgaagtgggcttccctagtggatcagactgcctgcaaatgcaggagacccagattcgatccttgggtcaggaagatcctctggagaagggaatgacaactcactccagtattcttgcctggagaattccatggacaagaggagactgatgggctacagtccatggggtcacaaagagttggacacaactgagtggctaacaatttcactttgatatattactgatatat contains:
- the LOC113881201 gene encoding olfactory receptor 12D2-like, translating into MLNQTSVTEFLLLGVTDIQELQPVLFVIFLATYIVSLAGNGAILMVVISDSRLHSPTYCFLGNLSCLDICYSTVTLPKMLGNFLSTLKTISFLGCISQLHFFHVLGSTESMLLAMMGFDRFVAMCKPLHYTLIMNHQVCIQMAVTVWIIVFFHALLYSVMTSHLNFCGSNHIHHLFCDVKPLLELACGTIELNEWLLNTVTGTIAMGSFFLTFLSYVYIIIYLFFKTHSCSMLHKALSTCASHFSVVVLFFVPVDFVYIHPASSSSVDQDQIIAIMYSVVTPVLNPLIYTLRNKEVKGALRRVM